The following are from one region of the Stanieria sp. NIES-3757 genome:
- a CDS encoding putative GAF sensor protein — protein sequence MSDFGLQQILKRLSYNLARDSLVQQVTNQLKISLDVDRILVYYFYRQWQGQVTFEVISSPQLSILGSTGPDECFNGDYAAMYQAGRVRAIANIETENIADCHRDFLRKLQVRANLVVPVLVQQQLWGLLIAHHCQNPRSWSTNDVQIMQTNAAILEQSGVLINQ from the coding sequence ATGTCAGATTTTGGTTTACAGCAAATTTTAAAACGTTTGTCCTATAATCTTGCTAGAGATTCTCTAGTGCAACAAGTAACTAATCAGTTAAAAATTTCTTTAGATGTAGACCGCATTTTAGTCTATTATTTTTATCGTCAATGGCAAGGACAAGTTACGTTTGAAGTTATTAGTTCTCCTCAATTATCAATCTTAGGCTCAACTGGCCCAGATGAATGTTTTAATGGCGACTATGCTGCTATGTACCAAGCTGGCCGAGTTAGAGCGATCGCAAATATTGAAACTGAAAATATCGCTGATTGTCACCGAGATTTTTTAAGAAAGTTGCAAGTTCGAGCTAATTTGGTTGTACCCGTACTTGTTCAACAACAATTGTGGGGACTTTTAATTGCTCATCATTGTCAAAATCCCCGAAGTTGGTCGACTAATGACGTTCAAATTATGCAAACCAATGCAGCTATTTTAGAGCAATCGGGTGTTTTAATTAATCAGTAG
- the cyaA gene encoding adenylate cyclase, family 3 gives MPYLLFRNQNNREKVYKLKFGINKIGRLLDNDIVISDSSVSRNHATIEVKPDETIIKDLNSKNRTFVNEVEISQFLLKEGDLVSFGNVNLVYNSIYRLKPNLVANQQQPIIVKQINSQQNAQLFGTLTTTKSLHHSLIQIASKNREQRILEKLKILLEISKQLCSPEKLKQILNKVLDFLFKVMDVDRAVILLVNEQTNQLEFKAVKLAYQVKNSQEFYSSKITNLARETGDIIVTANAMTDERFKSSKSIVSSSIHASICVPLKIKERIIGVLYIDNLFMPFVYDDEDVEFVSCLANQAAAAIHMANEFDKREQEFLQREQKLKRQINEFMSVFKN, from the coding sequence GTGCCTTATTTACTTTTCCGCAATCAAAATAACAGGGAAAAGGTTTATAAATTGAAGTTTGGCATCAACAAAATCGGACGACTACTCGATAATGATATTGTTATTTCGGATAGTAGTGTCTCTCGCAATCATGCCACTATCGAAGTTAAACCTGATGAAACTATTATCAAAGATTTAAATAGTAAAAATCGTACTTTTGTTAATGAGGTTGAAATTAGTCAATTTTTACTAAAAGAAGGCGATTTAGTGAGCTTTGGCAATGTAAATTTAGTTTACAATTCTATTTATAGACTTAAACCTAATCTAGTTGCTAATCAGCAACAACCTATAATTGTCAAACAAATTAATTCTCAACAAAATGCTCAATTATTCGGAACTTTAACTACTACTAAATCGCTCCATCATTCTTTAATTCAAATTGCTAGTAAAAATAGAGAACAAAGAATCTTAGAAAAACTCAAAATTTTATTAGAAATAAGTAAACAACTTTGCTCGCCAGAAAAACTAAAACAAATTTTAAATAAAGTTTTGGATTTTTTATTTAAAGTAATGGATGTGGATCGAGCTGTAATTTTATTAGTAAACGAACAAACGAATCAGTTAGAATTTAAAGCAGTAAAACTAGCATACCAAGTAAAAAATAGTCAAGAATTTTATAGTTCAAAAATAACTAACTTAGCTCGCGAAACTGGCGATATTATTGTAACAGCTAATGCAATGACAGATGAACGCTTTAAAAGTTCTAAATCTATTGTTAGTTCTTCAATTCATGCCTCTATCTGTGTGCCTCTAAAGATTAAAGAGCGCATTATTGGAGTGTTATACATAGATAATTTATTCATGCCTTTTGTTTATGATGATGAAGATGTCGAATTTGTGTCTTGTCTTGCTAATCAAGCTGCTGCTGCTATTCACATGGCTAATGAATTTGA
- a CDS encoding carbon dioxide concentrating mechanism protein: protein MYLPPLQPVSNSDIRVCGDVIIHPTASIAPGVILQAAPNSSIVIEAEVCIGMGAIINAYQGLIKIESGAILGSGVLIIGAGKIGTNACIGSATTIFNASVSPLTVIVPGSIVGDTSRKELTSSSKGNGSSPGSLPEASVGSGVDQPSEPCKPLQIQEIQATKPINEIENSQNLSTNKNNTVLENDDFWAETFLESQLSTVNNNVVEEKQVDESPSVSTPELNGFEKIDLENHQIEIQPNPSAVVGQVYINQLLLTLFPQGQAWKKNSPKKDE from the coding sequence ATGTACTTACCACCTCTGCAACCTGTCAGCAACTCAGATATTCGTGTTTGTGGCGATGTCATAATTCATCCCACTGCAAGTATAGCTCCGGGAGTCATTCTACAAGCTGCTCCAAATAGCAGTATTGTCATAGAAGCTGAAGTTTGTATTGGCATGGGAGCAATTATTAATGCTTATCAAGGTTTAATTAAAATAGAAAGTGGTGCGATTTTAGGTTCTGGAGTTTTAATAATTGGTGCTGGTAAAATTGGCACTAATGCTTGTATCGGTTCGGCAACAACTATTTTTAATGCCTCTGTATCACCTCTAACAGTTATTGTTCCAGGTTCTATAGTTGGCGATACATCTCGTAAAGAGCTGACTTCTTCCTCGAAGGGCAATGGGTCGTCGCCTGGTTCTCTACCTGAAGCGTCTGTTGGTTCAGGTGTCGATCAACCCTCTGAGCCTTGTAAACCCCTTCAAATCCAAGAAATTCAAGCAACAAAGCCAATAAATGAAATTGAGAATTCTCAAAATTTATCGACTAACAAAAATAACACTGTTTTAGAAAATGATGATTTTTGGGCAGAAACTTTTTTAGAATCTCAACTATCAACAGTTAATAATAATGTTGTAGAGGAAAAACAAGTTGATGAATCTCCATCTGTTTCAACCCCAGAATTAAATGGTTTTGAAAAAATTGATTTAGAAAATCATCAGATAGAAATTCAGCCCAATCCAAGTGCAGTGGTAGGACAAGTTTATATCAATCAATTACTACTAACTCTTTTTCCTCAAGGACAAGCTTGGAAGAAAAATTCTCCAAAAAAGGACGAATAG
- the rbcL gene encoding ribulose-1,5-bisphosphate carboxylase/oxygenase large subunit: MVQTKSSGGFKAGVQDYRLTYYTPDYTPKDTDLLACFRMTPQPGVPPEEAGAAVAAESSTGTWTTVWTDGLTDLDRYKGRCYDLEPVPGEDNQYFAFIAYPLDLFEEGSVTNVLTSLVGNVFGFKALRALRLEDIRFPVALIKTFQGPPHGITVERDKLNKYGRPLLGCTIKPKLGLSAKNYGRAVYECLRGGLDFTKDDENINSQPFMRWRDRFLFVQEAIEKSQAETNEIKGHYLNVTAGTCEEMMKRAEFAKEIGTPIIMHDFLTGGFTANTTLAKFCRDNGLLLHIHRAMHAVIDRQKNHGIHFRVLAKCLRLSGGDHLHSGTVVGKLEGERGITMGFVDLMREDYVEEDRSRGIFFTQDYASMPGTMPVASGGIHVWHMPALVEIFGDDSCLQFGGGTLGHPWGNAPGATANRVALEACVQARNEGRSLAREGNDVIREACRWSPELAAACELWKEIKFEFEAMDTL; this comes from the coding sequence ATGGTACAAACCAAATCATCTGGTGGGTTTAAAGCTGGTGTACAAGATTATCGCCTGACCTATTACACCCCAGACTACACCCCTAAGGATACCGATCTGCTAGCTTGTTTCCGTATGACCCCCCAGCCTGGTGTTCCTCCAGAAGAAGCTGGTGCTGCGGTAGCTGCTGAATCTTCTACTGGTACTTGGACAACTGTTTGGACTGATGGATTAACCGATTTAGACCGCTACAAAGGTCGTTGTTACGATCTCGAACCAGTTCCAGGCGAAGATAATCAATATTTTGCTTTTATTGCTTATCCTCTTGATTTGTTTGAAGAAGGTTCTGTTACTAACGTTTTGACCTCTTTAGTTGGTAACGTTTTTGGATTTAAAGCTCTACGTGCTTTGCGTTTAGAGGATATTCGTTTTCCTGTTGCTTTAATTAAAACTTTCCAAGGACCTCCTCACGGTATTACTGTTGAGAGAGATAAGTTGAACAAATACGGTCGTCCTCTCTTAGGTTGTACCATTAAACCTAAACTAGGTTTATCTGCTAAAAACTATGGTCGCGCAGTTTACGAATGTCTTCGTGGCGGTCTAGACTTCACCAAAGACGACGAAAATATCAACTCTCAGCCTTTCATGCGTTGGCGCGATCGCTTCCTCTTCGTTCAAGAAGCGATTGAAAAATCCCAAGCAGAAACTAACGAAATTAAAGGTCACTACCTCAACGTTACTGCTGGTACTTGTGAAGAAATGATGAAACGGGCTGAATTCGCTAAAGAAATCGGCACTCCTATCATCATGCACGACTTTTTAACTGGTGGTTTTACTGCTAACACCACTCTAGCTAAATTCTGTCGTGACAATGGTTTATTACTTCACATTCACCGTGCAATGCACGCTGTAATTGACCGTCAAAAGAATCATGGTATTCACTTCCGCGTTTTAGCTAAGTGCTTACGTTTATCTGGTGGTGACCACTTACACTCTGGTACTGTAGTTGGTAAGTTAGAAGGTGAACGTGGTATCACTATGGGCTTCGTTGACTTAATGCGCGAAGACTATGTAGAAGAAGATCGTTCTCGTGGTATTTTCTTCACTCAAGATTATGCGTCCATGCCTGGAACTATGCCTGTAGCTTCTGGTGGTATTCACGTATGGCACATGCCTGCTCTTGTAGAAATCTTCGGTGATGATTCCTGCTTACAGTTTGGTGGTGGTACTCTCGGTCACCCCTGGGGTAATGCGCCTGGTGCAACAGCTAACCGCGTAGCTTTAGAAGCTTGTGTTCAAGCTCGTAACGAAGGTCGTTCTCTAGCTCGTGAAGGTAACGATGTTATTCGTGAAGCTTGCCGTTGGAGTCCTGAATTGGCTGCTGCTTGCGAACTGTGGAAAGAAATCAAATTTGAATTTGAGGCAATGGATACTCTCTAA
- a CDS encoding phosphoribosyl-ATP diphosphatase, which yields MLVKIMSSIETKSFSQAIPIEQIRYNEQGLVPAIAQDYLDGTVLMMAWMNSESLQKTLETGETWYWSRSRQQLWHKGETSGHIQKVKSIRYDCDSDALLISIEQVGNIACHTGERSCFHQINTTKSAPPADTLSEVFRVICDRRDHPLEESYTCKLLAGGDNKILKKIGEEAAEVVMACKDNDSNAIASEVADLFYHTLVALAAHQVDLRDVYRQLQQRRR from the coding sequence ATGCTTGTTAAAATCATGTCATCAATAGAAACTAAATCCTTTTCCCAAGCTATTCCCATCGAACAGATTCGCTACAACGAACAAGGATTAGTACCAGCCATAGCCCAAGATTATCTAGACGGTACGGTATTAATGATGGCATGGATGAATTCAGAATCTCTCCAAAAAACTTTAGAAACTGGCGAAACCTGGTATTGGAGTCGTTCTCGTCAGCAATTATGGCATAAAGGTGAGACTTCTGGGCATATTCAGAAAGTTAAATCAATTCGTTACGATTGCGACAGCGATGCCTTATTAATTAGTATCGAACAAGTTGGCAATATTGCCTGTCATACAGGTGAACGCAGTTGTTTTCATCAAATAAATACTACTAAATCTGCACCACCAGCCGATACTTTATCAGAAGTATTTAGAGTTATTTGCGATCGCAGAGATCATCCCCTCGAAGAGTCTTACACTTGTAAATTATTGGCGGGAGGAGATAACAAAATCCTCAAAAAAATTGGGGAAGAAGCAGCAGAAGTGGTTATGGCTTGTAAAGATAATGACAGTAATGCGATCGCTTCTGAAGTAGCCGATCTTTTTTATCATACTTTAGTCGCTCTTGCTGCTCATCAAGTCGATCTACGCGATGTTTATCGACAATTGCAACAAAGAAGACGTTAA
- a CDS encoding putative methyltransferase, with protein sequence MNSLSETAYLVAMYRAMESARPDALFQDPFASMLAGGQGRLLAEVFGNQEQAVNLIAVRTYTFDRLIVQLLNSTKIDTVINLGAGLDTRPYRLALPRSLCWIEVDFPEIISYKTEKLQQEQPVCSLERIELDLTNFELRKNLFTEINSKAERVLVITEGLLSYLSEEQVSFLSEEIRNQSHFCWWLFELIAASEIMQTKPSQTQKLFQQYFANTLQFAPENGLDFFSERGWQVVQFCSMWRESRRLKRGVFLAPFLELLMRWFSQKYWQAINQKIGIVLLEKN encoded by the coding sequence ATGAATAGCCTATCCGAGACTGCTTATTTAGTAGCTATGTATCGGGCGATGGAATCTGCGCGTCCTGATGCTTTGTTTCAAGACCCTTTTGCCAGTATGCTAGCTGGAGGACAGGGTAGACTTCTGGCAGAAGTGTTTGGTAATCAAGAGCAAGCAGTAAATCTTATTGCAGTCCGCACTTATACTTTTGACCGTTTAATCGTACAGCTTTTAAATTCAACCAAAATTGATACAGTAATTAATTTAGGTGCAGGATTGGATACTCGTCCTTATCGTTTAGCTTTACCGCGATCGCTTTGTTGGATTGAAGTTGATTTTCCAGAAATTATCTCATACAAAACCGAAAAGTTACAACAAGAGCAACCTGTTTGTTCTTTAGAAAGGATTGAGTTGGATTTAACTAATTTTGAGTTGAGAAAAAATCTTTTTACTGAAATTAATTCTAAAGCGGAACGAGTACTTGTTATTACTGAGGGATTGCTTTCTTATTTATCTGAGGAACAAGTGAGTTTTTTAAGCGAAGAAATTAGAAACCAATCACACTTTTGTTGGTGGTTGTTTGAACTGATAGCAGCTTCGGAAATTATGCAAACTAAACCTTCTCAAACACAAAAACTTTTTCAGCAATATTTTGCAAATACCCTACAATTTGCACCAGAAAATGGACTTGATTTTTTTTCTGAACGTGGTTGGCAAGTAGTTCAATTTTGTTCGATGTGGCGAGAATCTCGTCGATTGAAACGAGGAGTTTTTTTGGCACCTTTCTTAGAATTGTTGATGCGTTGGTTTAGCCAAAAATATTGGCAAGCAATTAATCAAAAGATTGGGATTGTTTTACTTGAAAAGAATTAA
- the rbcS gene encoding Ribulose bisphosphate carboxylase, small subunit, which translates to MKTLPKERRYETLSFLPPLTDQQIAKQIDYMLEQGFIPGVEFEKDPTPELHHWTLWKLPLFDARNAQDVLNEVRECRSEYSDCYIRVVGFDNIKQCQTVSFIVYKPNSNRY; encoded by the coding sequence ATGAAAACATTACCAAAAGAGCGTCGTTACGAAACCCTTTCTTTTTTACCTCCTTTAACCGATCAGCAAATCGCCAAGCAAATCGATTATATGCTCGAGCAGGGTTTTATTCCTGGGGTTGAGTTTGAAAAAGATCCTACTCCTGAACTTCACCACTGGACTTTGTGGAAGTTACCTTTATTTGATGCCAGAAACGCTCAAGATGTACTTAATGAAGTTAGAGAATGTCGCTCTGAATACTCTGATTGTTACATCCGTGTAGTTGGTTTTGACAACATTAAGCAATGTCAAACTGTTAGCTTCATTGTTTACAAACCCAATTCTAATCGCTACTAA
- a CDS encoding chaperonin family protein RbcX: MYPKQIAKDTAKVLQSYLTYQAVRTIIGQLSETNPNQAIWLSQYSDRTKLQDGEAYLDGLMTENKELLLRILIVREEIAQQVLDFLPEMVRTGIVQANVEHRRKLLERLTKSQTSSSTPHPESTDSAPTSQQAYPEQNADGGDSSEFNVDDSSNQTNI, from the coding sequence ATGTATCCCAAACAAATTGCGAAAGATACGGCTAAAGTTCTTCAGAGTTACCTCACTTATCAAGCAGTACGCACAATTATCGGTCAACTATCAGAAACAAATCCCAATCAAGCAATTTGGTTAAGTCAATATAGCGATCGCACCAAACTTCAAGATGGGGAAGCTTATCTCGATGGGTTAATGACAGAAAATAAAGAGTTATTACTGCGAATTCTCATAGTGAGAGAAGAAATAGCACAACAAGTGTTAGATTTTCTTCCTGAAATGGTGCGTACCGGGATTGTGCAAGCTAATGTAGAACACCGTCGTAAATTGTTGGAACGTCTTACTAAGTCCCAAACCTCAAGTTCTACTCCTCATCCAGAAAGTACTGATTCAGCCCCAACATCTCAACAGGCTTATCCTGAGCAAAATGCAGATGGTGGAGACTCTTCAGAATTCAACGTGGATGATTCTTCTAACCAAACTAATATTTGA
- a CDS encoding arginine decarboxylase: MVKSKLELVQNQQQATSNQQDCSWTIEDSETLYGIQGWGEPYFSINAAGHVTVSPQGDSRGFSLDLYELVESLKKRNLGLPLLIRFSDILGDRLERLHASMNRAIARYNYPGKYQGVFPIKCNQHRHLVEAIVRFGKPYQFGLEAGSKPELMIALAALEAGYNQQKDNFEPLLICNGYKDREYIETALLARKLGQKPIIVIEQIEELYLAIAVSRQLEIKPILGVRAKLLTKGSGRWGNSTGERAKFGLTIPQIVEVVEQLQAADLLDSLQLLHFHVGSQISSISVVKDAIREASQIYVQLVKMGANMQYLDVGGGLAVDYDGSKTNFHASKNYNMQNYANDIVAQIKDACAQGNVAVPTIVSESGRAIASHQSVLVFDVLGTSDVPTTPPQPVQEEEHLVLRNLWETYQSIDSNNYQETYHDAIQFKEEAISLFNLGYFTLAQRARAEELYWACCRKIVEIIPQQGYVPDDLEDLEKMMASIYYINLSIFQSVPDSWAIDQLFPIMPIHRLEEKPTARGILADLTCDSDGKIDQFIDLRDVKDILELHPLQFVKSQNNGDLSKQKSPAPYYLGMFLVGAYQEIMGNLHNLFGDTNVVHIQMTPKGYQIEYVVKGDTIKEVLGYVQYNPEDLIETMRRRTEVALQERKITLEEAQRLLQNYESSLNSYTYLVAN, encoded by the coding sequence ATGGTCAAAAGTAAACTTGAATTGGTACAAAATCAGCAACAAGCTACTTCAAATCAACAAGATTGCTCTTGGACAATTGAAGATAGTGAAACTCTTTATGGTATTCAAGGCTGGGGTGAGCCTTATTTTTCAATTAATGCTGCCGGTCATGTAACGGTATCTCCTCAAGGAGATTCTCGTGGATTTTCTTTAGACCTTTATGAATTAGTTGAATCGCTTAAAAAAAGAAATCTAGGTTTACCTCTGTTGATTCGTTTTTCGGATATTTTAGGCGATCGCTTGGAAAGATTACACGCTTCAATGAATAGAGCGATCGCCCGATATAATTATCCAGGGAAATATCAAGGGGTTTTTCCAATTAAATGTAATCAACATCGTCATTTAGTTGAAGCAATTGTTCGCTTTGGTAAACCCTATCAATTCGGGTTAGAAGCTGGTTCAAAACCAGAATTAATGATTGCTTTGGCAGCGTTGGAAGCTGGTTACAACCAACAGAAGGATAATTTTGAGCCTTTGTTAATTTGTAATGGTTATAAAGACCGAGAATACATTGAAACCGCCTTACTTGCCAGAAAGTTGGGACAAAAACCAATTATCGTGATCGAACAAATTGAAGAATTGTATTTAGCGATCGCAGTTAGTCGTCAGTTAGAAATTAAGCCGATTTTGGGAGTAAGAGCTAAATTATTAACGAAAGGTTCAGGACGGTGGGGAAATTCCACTGGAGAAAGAGCTAAATTTGGTTTGACTATCCCGCAAATTGTTGAAGTAGTCGAACAACTGCAAGCAGCAGATTTACTTGATTCCTTACAACTATTGCATTTTCATGTCGGTTCTCAAATTTCTTCGATCAGCGTCGTCAAAGATGCCATTCGCGAAGCCAGCCAGATATATGTTCAACTGGTTAAAATGGGCGCAAATATGCAGTATCTGGACGTGGGAGGCGGTTTAGCAGTTGATTACGATGGTTCAAAAACCAACTTCCATGCTTCCAAAAATTACAATATGCAGAATTATGCCAATGATATCGTGGCACAAATCAAAGACGCTTGCGCTCAAGGCAATGTCGCCGTACCAACTATTGTCAGTGAAAGTGGTAGAGCGATCGCTTCTCATCAATCAGTTTTGGTTTTTGATGTCTTAGGAACTAGCGATGTCCCAACTACACCACCGCAACCTGTTCAAGAGGAGGAACATTTAGTTTTACGCAATCTTTGGGAAACTTATCAATCCATTGATAGCAATAACTATCAGGAAACCTATCACGACGCAATTCAGTTTAAAGAAGAGGCGATTAGTTTATTCAATTTGGGTTATTTTACCTTAGCACAGAGAGCTAGAGCCGAAGAACTCTATTGGGCTTGTTGTCGCAAAATTGTTGAAATTATTCCGCAACAGGGTTATGTACCTGACGACTTGGAAGATTTAGAGAAGATGATGGCATCGATTTATTATATCAACCTCTCGATCTTTCAGTCAGTTCCTGATTCTTGGGCGATCGATCAGTTATTCCCAATTATGCCCATTCATCGTCTAGAAGAAAAACCAACAGCTAGAGGAATTTTAGCCGATCTTACTTGCGATAGCGATGGCAAAATCGATCAATTTATCGATCTACGAGATGTTAAAGACATTTTAGAGTTGCATCCTCTCCAGTTTGTTAAGAGCCAAAATAACGGCGATTTGAGTAAGCAAAAGTCGCCAGCACCTTATTATCTAGGGATGTTTTTAGTTGGTGCTTATCAAGAAATTATGGGAAATTTACACAACTTATTCGGCGATACTAATGTCGTTCATATTCAGATGACTCCTAAAGGTTATCAAATCGAATATGTAGTCAAAGGCGATACGATTAAAGAAGTTTTGGGTTATGTACAATACAACCCAGAAGATTTGATCGAAACTATGCGTCGTCGTACAGAAGTAGCTCTGCAAGAACGTAAAATTACTTTAGAAGAAGCGCAAAGATTATTGCAAAACTATGAAAGCAGTCTTAATAGTTACACCTATTTAGTAGCAAATTAG